One window from the genome of Myripristis murdjan chromosome 6, fMyrMur1.1, whole genome shotgun sequence encodes:
- the gins3 gene encoding DNA replication complex GINS protein PSF3: MDSQAYLPVPPGVGMEENFFSLDDILLSHERLSCRTECAFPRLGFLEKSGDTRDIAEGTKMELPLWLAKGLYERKRRVVSVEVPKVYREGWRTVFSADPTVVDLQKMGPYYYGLGSQMLHFDSPENPDVAQSLLQTFIGRFRRTMDSSQNAYNEDTSVLVERLDCLERALFRSGQSGLNGFQSWEKGRASHLTASTLVLNYRKRKMADTQP, from the exons ATGGATTCCCAGGCGTACCTCCCTGTGCCTCCCGGAGTGGGGATGGAGGAAAACTTCTTCTCCCTCGATGATATTTTGCTGTCTCATGAGAGACTCTCCTGCCGGACGGAGTGCGCCTTTCCCCGGCTGGGCTTCCTGGAGAAGTCCGGGGACACACGGGACATCGCCGAG GGTACAAAGATGGAGCTTCCCCTGTGGCTGGCCAAGGGTCTGTacgagaggaagaggagggtggtGTCGGTCGAAGTGCCCAAGGTGTACAGAGAGGGCTGGAGGACCGTGTTCAGTGCCGATCCCACCGTGGTGGACCTCCAGAAGATGGGACCATACTACTACGGCCTGGGGTCCCAGATGCTGCACTTTGACAGCCCAGAAAACCCAGATGTTGCCCAGTCATTGCTGCAG ACGTTCATCGGTCGGTTCAGGCGGACCATGGACTCCTCCCAGAACGCCTACAACGAGGACACGTCCGTGCTGGTGGAGCGTCTGGACTGCCTGGAGAGGGCGCTGTTCAGGTCGGGGCAGAGCGGTCTCAACGGCTTCCAGAGCTGGGAGAAGGGTCGGGCCTCGCACCTCACCGCCTCCACTCTGGTCCTCAACTACCGCAAGAGGAAGATGGCCGACACTCAGCCCTGA